A window of the Gemmatimonadota bacterium genome harbors these coding sequences:
- the dut gene encoding dUTP diphosphatase has protein sequence MAERARTDSVGFKRLPSNPDLPLPDRGTPGAAGYDLRSAEPEIELAPGEVRAVGTGLAMSLPEGLEAQIRPRSGLALKHALTMPNAPGTIDPDYRGELRVVLQNLGSDPVRLGRGERIAQMVFARFESPCFSEMDSLGRTERGDGGFGSTGRS, from the coding sequence TTGGCTGAACGGGCCCGCACCGACAGCGTCGGATTCAAGCGGCTTCCTTCCAACCCCGATCTACCGCTTCCCGACAGGGGAACCCCCGGTGCGGCGGGCTACGACCTTCGCTCCGCCGAGCCGGAGATCGAGCTCGCTCCCGGCGAAGTGCGCGCCGTCGGCACCGGTCTCGCGATGTCGCTCCCTGAGGGCTTGGAGGCGCAGATCCGACCGCGCTCGGGGCTCGCTCTCAAGCACGCTCTCACGATGCCCAACGCCCCCGGAACCATCGACCCGGATTACAGAGGCGAGCTTAGGGTCGTCCTGCAGAACCTGGGGTCCGATCCGGTCAGACTCGGGAGAGGTGAACGCATAGCTCAGATGGTATTCGCCCGTTTCGAATCTCCTTGTTTCTCGGAGATGGACTCCCTCGGGAGAACCGAGCGAGGAGACGGTGGATTCGGCAGCACCGGACGGAGCTGA
- the ald gene encoding alanine dehydrogenase — MKIGVPTEVKSEEYRVALTPGGVEALVSAGHEVMIQEGAGSGSAFTDETYRESGAEIVSGPEAVWGRAEMIMKVKEPIEPEWPQMREGQIVFTYFHFAADEALTRATIESGATAIAYETVELPNGELPLLTPMSEVAGRLAIQAGIRYLERPYGGPGVLLSGVPGVLPGKVLIIGGGVVGTNAAQMAAGLGARVFVMDVDLERLRYLSKVMPANVECIYSTHHSVREHLRDSDLVVGAVLIPGAKAPSLLMRADLAVMRPGTVIVDVAVDQGGCVETIRPTTHDDPVYVVDGVTHYGVANMPGAVPQTSTAALTNATLPYALSVASKGWARAALEDDSLYGGVSMVGGKITHKAVADVFGLECVSVEEALG; from the coding sequence GTGAAGATAGGCGTTCCCACGGAAGTGAAATCCGAAGAGTACCGGGTAGCGCTCACCCCGGGCGGGGTGGAGGCCCTGGTCAGCGCCGGTCACGAGGTGATGATCCAGGAGGGAGCCGGGTCGGGAAGCGCTTTTACAGACGAGACCTATCGGGAATCCGGTGCCGAGATCGTGTCCGGCCCCGAAGCGGTGTGGGGGAGGGCCGAGATGATCATGAAGGTCAAGGAGCCGATCGAGCCCGAGTGGCCGCAAATGCGCGAGGGGCAGATCGTCTTCACCTACTTCCACTTCGCCGCCGACGAGGCTCTCACCCGAGCGACGATCGAGTCCGGCGCCACCGCGATCGCCTACGAGACCGTGGAGCTTCCCAACGGCGAGCTGCCGCTGCTGACCCCCATGAGCGAGGTGGCGGGACGGTTGGCGATACAGGCCGGCATTCGCTATCTGGAACGCCCTTACGGCGGGCCGGGCGTCCTGCTGAGCGGAGTGCCGGGAGTGCTCCCGGGCAAGGTGCTGATCATCGGGGGCGGCGTAGTCGGGACCAACGCCGCACAGATGGCGGCAGGCCTTGGCGCTCGCGTCTTCGTCATGGATGTCGACTTGGAGCGGCTCCGTTACCTGTCGAAGGTCATGCCCGCGAACGTGGAGTGCATCTACTCCACCCACCACTCCGTGCGCGAGCATCTGCGCGACTCCGATCTCGTGGTCGGCGCGGTGCTCATCCCCGGGGCGAAAGCGCCGTCGCTGCTCATGCGCGCGGACCTCGCGGTAATGCGACCGGGCACGGTGATCGTCGATGTCGCGGTCGACCAAGGAGGCTGCGTGGAGACCATCCGGCCGACGACCCACGACGACCCCGTGTACGTCGTCGACGGCGTCACCCATTACGGCGTGGCGAACATGCCAGGCGCGGTTCCGCAGACGAGCACCGCAGCCTTGACGAACGCGACTCTTCCTTACGCCCTTTCCGTCGCGAGCAAGGGCTGGGCGCGAGCGGCCCTGGAAGACGACTCCCTCTACGGCGGAGTGAGCATGGTGGGGGGCAAGATCACCCATAAGGCGGTCGCCGACGTGTTCGGACTGGAGTGCGTGTCGGTCGAGGAAGCTCTTGGCTGA
- a CDS encoding insulinase family protein, whose translation MRSTLSNGVRLECELVEGARSVAVGVWVRCGGAHDPVGREGAAHMLEHMVFKGTKRRSARDIAMSVESLGGWLDAYTSREHTCYQARVAAAHLDPALDVLADLVLNPKLTARDLQTERRVVLEEIAQVEDTPDDVVYDLHGERLWAGHPYGKPILGSSATVRELALTDIVEAHSRYRGSNLVVAAAGALDPDRFFGQAGSLFGGLPPGRRTSSPRPPRSVRTGTELCVRPTKQSHLVFGSKVPGRSHPDRHALAIVSQALGGGMSSRLFQRVREDLGLCYQVQTFQQFFSAAGLAGIYAGTGSATADAAIEAIRTEMARVAAGELSESEIAAAKEQLKGGLVLSLESTAARLARLASFALHDEPFLDIDELLARIEGVEASDIDRVAAEHFDPDNYLLLRLGPELIPAAAA comes from the coding sequence TTGCGCTCTACTCTCTCGAACGGGGTGCGGCTCGAATGCGAGCTGGTCGAAGGTGCGCGCTCGGTCGCCGTCGGAGTATGGGTGCGGTGCGGAGGCGCCCACGATCCGGTCGGGAGGGAAGGGGCCGCGCACATGCTCGAGCACATGGTCTTCAAGGGCACCAAGCGGCGGAGCGCCCGCGATATCGCCATGTCGGTCGAGTCCCTCGGCGGCTGGCTCGACGCCTACACCTCCAGGGAGCACACCTGCTATCAGGCCCGGGTGGCGGCGGCGCACCTCGATCCGGCCCTCGACGTGCTCGCCGATCTGGTCCTGAACCCCAAGCTGACGGCGCGCGATCTTCAGACCGAACGCCGGGTCGTGCTGGAGGAGATCGCCCAAGTCGAGGATACCCCCGACGACGTCGTCTACGATCTTCACGGTGAGCGTCTCTGGGCGGGACATCCTTACGGCAAACCCATTTTGGGAAGCTCGGCCACCGTCCGCGAGCTCGCTCTGACCGATATCGTCGAAGCGCACTCCCGGTACCGGGGCAGCAACCTTGTCGTGGCCGCCGCAGGTGCGCTCGACCCGGATCGCTTCTTCGGTCAGGCGGGCAGCCTCTTCGGCGGCCTGCCCCCCGGGAGGCGCACGTCGTCGCCACGCCCGCCCCGCAGCGTACGTACCGGGACCGAGCTCTGCGTCCGTCCCACGAAGCAGTCCCACCTCGTTTTCGGGTCCAAGGTCCCTGGGCGCTCCCATCCCGACCGCCACGCTCTCGCGATCGTCTCGCAGGCTCTGGGCGGCGGGATGAGCTCACGACTTTTCCAGCGCGTCCGCGAAGATCTCGGTCTCTGCTACCAAGTGCAGACCTTCCAGCAGTTCTTCAGCGCGGCGGGGCTTGCCGGCATTTACGCCGGGACGGGTTCCGCGACCGCCGATGCCGCGATCGAGGCGATCCGGACGGAAATGGCGAGGGTCGCCGCCGGAGAGCTGTCCGAGAGCGAGATCGCCGCCGCGAAGGAGCAACTGAAGGGCGGCCTCGTGCTCTCCCTCGAATCGACCGCCGCGCGTCTTGCCCGTCTGGCTTCTTTCGCCCTTCACGACGAGCCCTTCCTCGACATCGATGAGCTTCTCGCTCGGATCGAAGGTGTCGAAGCCTCGGACATCGACCGAGTGGCCGCGGAGCATTTCGATCCGGACAACTACCTCCTGCTTCGGCTCGGCCCGGAGCTGATACCCGCAGCTGCGGCTTGA